The nucleotide sequence AATAAAAAGGCCAATACTGATTCATGGGCGTACTATTTAAAGCTTCGCGAAAATGCGAAGAAAACCAATCGTCTATTTTTATATGAAACCAATGTTGGGGCTGGTTTACCGGTTATTGATACTTTGCAAAATCTATTTAAAGCGGGTGATGAACTGCAGCAATTTGAAGGCGTTTTATCTGGCTCTTTATCGTATATTTTTGGTAAGCTTGATGAAGGTATGTCATTGTCTGAAGCCACAGCAATTGCAAAGACAAACGGTTTTACTGAACCTGATCCTCGTGATGATTTAAGTGGTATGGACGTTGCTCGTAAACTTTTAATTATGGCACGTGAAGCCGGGTTAGCGCTGGAATTACACAACATTAAAGTTCAATCAGTGCTGCCAGAAAGCTTCGATGATAGTGGCAGTATCGAAGACTTTATGGCTAATCTTAAGTCACTTGACCAAGAATTTGCTGACAAAGTAGCAAGTGCGAAAGAACAAGGGAAAGTATTACGCTACGTTGGGTCTATTAATCAAGGTGAATGCCAAGTATCAATTGAAGCAGTTGATAGTAGCCACCCATTATTTGCGATTAAAGATGGTGAGAATGCGCTTTCGATATTGAGTCATTATTATCAACCGATCCCATTAGTGTTAAGAGGTTATGGTGCTGGCGCTGAAGTAACAGCGGCAGGTGTATTTTCAGATGTATTACGTACACAAGCATGGAAACAGGATATCTAATGGTAAAAGTATTTGCGCCTGCATCAATCGGCAACGTTAGTGTTGGTTTTGATGTTTTAGGTATGGCGGTTACGCCGATTAGTGGTGAATTACTTGGTGATACGGTTGAGATTGATGTGGCAGAAAATGGCATATCAGATTTAAACTGCATCGGTTCTTTTAAAGATGTTTTACCACCAAACAAAGAAGATAATATTGTTTGGCATGCGCTACAGTTATTTGAGCAGCAACTTGCTGATAAATCTATCGCCGTTAGCGCTGTGTCGATGACCCTGAACAAGAATATGCCTGTAGGAAGTGGCTTAGGTTCATCAGCATGTTCAATCGTTGCTGCGCTTGTGGCACTTAACGAGTTTTATCAACAGCCATTCAATCAGCAAGAGTTGTTGTTTATGATGGGAGCAATGGAAGCCAAAATCAGCGGTAGCTTGCATTATGATAATGTTGCCCCATGTTTTATTGGTGGCTTACAGTTAATGAGCAGCGATGCAAAGGTAATATCACGCACTTTGCCTAGCTTCGATGAGTTGTATTGGGTTATGGCGTATCCAGGCATTGAAATGTCGACTAAGGCGGCTCGAGAAGCTTTGCCTGAAAACTATAGTCGCGGTCAGTTAATCGAATTTGGCCAAAATTTGGCAAGTTTTATTGATGCTTGTCACCGCCAAGATTGTGATAGTGCGATGCAGTCTATTGTCGATATCGTCGCTGAGCCTTATCGCTGTAATTTATTACCGAAATTTAAAGAAAATAAAAATTATGTGTTAGCAAATGGCGCGAAAGCGGCAGGCATATCGGGTTCTGGCCCAACATTATTTGTTGCCTGTGATGATTTGCAAAAGGCACAACAACTTTCACAGTATTTACAACAAAATTATTTGCAATCAAATACTGGGTTTATCCATATTTGTAAAACTGACACCGCTGGTGCCAGAGTAATTTAATCTAGAACAAAAGAACAAGCCAAAGGGGCTACAGATGAAATTTTATAATTTAAAACACCCTGAACAAGAAGTAAGCTTTAGCCAAGCTGTGCGTCAGGGGTTAGGAAAAGATCAAGGTTTGTTTTTTCCAAAAGAATTGCCGCAGCATAAAAATATTGAGCAATTGTTAGCAATGCCATTAGTTGAGCGTAGTATGCATGTACTGTATCCATTCGTTGAAGATGACTTGAGCGAAGCTGAATTTCGTCAAATTATCACTAATGCATTTAACTTTCCGGCATTGACCCAGGCAATTGATGAGAATAAGTCGGTGTTAGAATTATTCCATGGCCCAACATTAGCATTCAAAGATTTTGGTGCTCGTTTTATGGCGCAATGTCTGCAACAGTTTAGTAAAAATAATGACGACAAAATTACTATTTTAACGGCGACATCTGGTGATACTGGTGCGGCAGTAGCTCACGCGTTTTATGGTCTTGAAAACATTAATGTAGTGATTCTATATCCAAAAGGCAAAATTAGTTTATTGCAAGAAAAGATGTTCACTACGCTTGGTGATAATATCTCAACGCTTGCTGTTGAAGGCAGCTTTGATGATTGTCAGGCATTAGTTAAGAAAGCGTTTGATGATCACGAATTAGCCAAGGCTATTGGATTAAACTCCGCCAATTCCATCAATATTTCTCGATTACTTGCTCAAATTAGTTACTACTTTGAAGCTGCGGCGCAATTATTCCGTCAACGAGGTAAAATCGACGATTTAGTTTTCTCTATTCCAAGTGGCAATTTTGGTAACTTAACCGCAGGCTTGCTAGCTAAAGCGATTGGTTTACCGATCAAACGATTTATCGCAGCGACAAACGTAAACGATACTGTGCCACGTTATTTGCAAACGGGAGAGTGGGAACCACATGATACTGTTGCGACGATGAGTAATGCAATGGACGTATCTAAACCGAACAATTGGCCTCGTGTCGAGCACATGCTTAGGTCTGGTATCGTTGATGAAAATGCGTTGTCATCAGTTGCAATTGATGAAGAGCAAACGCAAATGGCAATGATCAACTTAAATTCTTTAGGTTATATTTGTGAGCCGCATGCAAGTGTTGCTTATAAAGCACTGAAGTATAATCTAGATGACAGTGAATATGGTGTTGTACTTGGTACTGCTCATCCGGCTAAATTTAAAGACACGGTAGAAAGTGTCCTA is from Thalassotalea crassostreae and encodes:
- the thrB gene encoding homoserine kinase; the encoded protein is MVKVFAPASIGNVSVGFDVLGMAVTPISGELLGDTVEIDVAENGISDLNCIGSFKDVLPPNKEDNIVWHALQLFEQQLADKSIAVSAVSMTLNKNMPVGSGLGSSACSIVAALVALNEFYQQPFNQQELLFMMGAMEAKISGSLHYDNVAPCFIGGLQLMSSDAKVISRTLPSFDELYWVMAYPGIEMSTKAAREALPENYSRGQLIEFGQNLASFIDACHRQDCDSAMQSIVDIVAEPYRCNLLPKFKENKNYVLANGAKAAGISGSGPTLFVACDDLQKAQQLSQYLQQNYLQSNTGFIHICKTDTAGARVI
- the thrC gene encoding threonine synthase; this translates as MKFYNLKHPEQEVSFSQAVRQGLGKDQGLFFPKELPQHKNIEQLLAMPLVERSMHVLYPFVEDDLSEAEFRQIITNAFNFPALTQAIDENKSVLELFHGPTLAFKDFGARFMAQCLQQFSKNNDDKITILTATSGDTGAAVAHAFYGLENINVVILYPKGKISLLQEKMFTTLGDNISTLAVEGSFDDCQALVKKAFDDHELAKAIGLNSANSINISRLLAQISYYFEAAAQLFRQRGKIDDLVFSIPSGNFGNLTAGLLAKAIGLPIKRFIAATNVNDTVPRYLQTGEWEPHDTVATMSNAMDVSKPNNWPRVEHMLRSGIVDENALSSVAIDEEQTQMAMINLNSLGYICEPHASVAYKALKYNLDDSEYGVVLGTAHPAKFKDTVESVLGQPLGLPKELADCAGEKILSVNIDNDFQQMRRFLLAQ